In Arsenicicoccus sp. oral taxon 190, the following are encoded in one genomic region:
- a CDS encoding PhzF family phenazine biosynthesis protein, whose protein sequence is MPSDYRILNVFTTQEDLFSGNAVAVFTDASGLDEETMRQTARQLGCECSFITGKDADGNPTVRFYQPEGASGFAGSASMATAQVVRDMHGGEGDITLVGKKQRIQVIDSGDHWTMLGRTSVIEPIHTEKRFLAGLVGRKMPAIVDPTVKVTFTRSTIVLQLATAEDVHDALIDARLLHQYAMLLHVEPQIYVWAFREDGDVESRMFYGPLGGVLEVAATASGAGRLGEVLVSRDVRDQTYRVYQGREIERPSMILLDIDDAGQVSLGGYVKEVARGAMAI, encoded by the coding sequence ATGCCTTCCGACTACCGCATTCTCAACGTGTTCACCACGCAGGAGGACCTCTTCTCCGGCAACGCCGTGGCGGTGTTCACGGACGCCTCCGGTCTCGACGAGGAGACCATGAGGCAGACCGCCCGTCAGCTCGGGTGCGAGTGCTCGTTCATCACCGGCAAGGACGCCGACGGCAACCCCACGGTCCGCTTCTACCAGCCCGAGGGGGCGTCCGGCTTCGCGGGGAGCGCCTCGATGGCCACGGCCCAGGTCGTCCGGGACATGCACGGCGGCGAGGGCGACATCACCCTGGTCGGCAAGAAGCAGCGCATCCAGGTGATCGACTCCGGCGACCACTGGACGATGCTCGGCCGCACGTCCGTGATCGAGCCCATCCACACCGAGAAGCGATTCCTCGCCGGCCTGGTGGGGCGCAAGATGCCCGCCATCGTCGACCCCACCGTCAAGGTCACCTTCACGCGCTCGACGATCGTGCTGCAGCTCGCCACCGCCGAGGACGTCCACGACGCCTTGATCGACGCGCGGCTGCTGCACCAGTACGCCATGCTCCTGCACGTGGAGCCGCAGATCTACGTGTGGGCCTTCCGTGAGGACGGCGACGTGGAGTCGCGCATGTTCTACGGCCCGCTCGGCGGTGTCCTCGAGGTCGCGGCCACCGCGTCCGGCGCCGGCCGCCTCGGGGAGGTGCTGGTGTCCCGCGACGTCCGCGACCAGACCTACCGCGTCTACCAGGGCCGCGAGATCGAGCGTCCCTCCATGATCCTGCTCGACATCGACGACGCCGGGCAGGTGTCGCTCGGCGGCTACGTCAAGGAGGTCGCCCGCGGGGCGATGGCGATCTGA
- a CDS encoding DMT family transporter: protein MVAIAYALVSAVLYGVSDFLSGVQSRRRHFLLVAAVAQTFSAVGITAVALAQRQPLTQTAVLWGAVAATGHCSGTLMLMRGLARGAMHVAGPLSAVCAAGLPVLLGVALGERPTALGLVGILLALPAVWAVAAGESEPGSVPGEAHLVDPDQPRMPPAHRPDPHAGVRDGLLAGVGFAVFFIALARAGSGSGSWPVAVCQLVSLAAMWLLVARARPAGSVRAALPAWVVGVTGSLGSLTYFLAGAAGGGLTVVPVVASLYPAFTVLLAMLVLAERASRTQVAGLVGCALAVALIAANG, encoded by the coding sequence GTGGTCGCCATCGCCTACGCCCTCGTCTCGGCCGTCCTCTACGGCGTCTCGGACTTCCTGTCGGGGGTCCAGTCGCGGCGGCGCCACTTCCTGCTGGTCGCCGCCGTGGCCCAGACGTTCTCCGCGGTCGGCATCACGGCCGTGGCGCTGGCCCAGCGTCAGCCGCTCACCCAGACCGCGGTGCTGTGGGGTGCCGTCGCCGCGACCGGGCACTGCTCCGGCACGCTGATGCTCATGCGGGGCCTGGCCCGCGGCGCCATGCACGTCGCCGGCCCGCTCTCGGCGGTCTGCGCGGCCGGGCTCCCGGTGCTCCTCGGGGTCGCCCTTGGCGAGCGCCCCACCGCCCTCGGCCTCGTCGGCATCCTCCTCGCCCTGCCCGCCGTGTGGGCCGTCGCCGCGGGCGAGAGCGAGCCGGGCTCGGTCCCCGGCGAGGCCCACCTCGTCGATCCTGACCAGCCACGTATGCCGCCCGCCCACCGCCCCGACCCCCACGCCGGGGTGCGCGACGGCCTGCTCGCGGGGGTCGGCTTCGCGGTGTTCTTCATCGCGCTGGCCCGAGCAGGGTCCGGCTCGGGCTCGTGGCCCGTCGCGGTCTGCCAGCTGGTGTCGCTGGCGGCGATGTGGCTGCTCGTCGCCCGCGCGCGGCCCGCGGGCAGCGTCCGCGCCGCGCTTCCCGCGTGGGTGGTGGGGGTGACGGGCTCGCTGGGGTCGCTGACCTACTTCCTGGCGGGGGCGGCGGGCGGCGGGCTCACCGTGGTGCCGGTCGTGGCGTCGCTCTACCCGGCGTTCACCGTGCTCCTGGCGATGCTCGTCCTCGCCGAGCGCGCCTCCCGCACCCAGGTGGCCGGCCTGGTCGGGTGTGCCCTCGCGGTGGCGCTGATCGCCGCCAACGGGTGA
- a CDS encoding oxidoreductase yields the protein MSTWTSTDIPDQTGRVFVVTGANSGLGLETTRALVAKGAYVVMACRDTAKGEAARASLDLSGTGGAEVRRLDLASLASVRDFAEGVADWRIETLINNAGVMAVPFSRTEDGFEMQLGTNVLGHFALTAQLLPRLTDRVVWLSSLMHRIGRIDLADPSFERRRYNPWIAYGQSKLADLMLAYELQRRLTGARSPLRSMAAHPGYSDTNLQGRTGSGWLDRAMVRTNKVRSVAQSAADGALPELYAATVDDLPGGSFVGPDGFMEAQGHPRTVGSTAASHDRRKAAQLWQLCEEMTGVPFRV from the coding sequence ATGAGCACCTGGACCTCCACGGACATCCCTGACCAGACCGGCCGGGTCTTCGTCGTCACCGGCGCCAACTCGGGGCTGGGTCTGGAGACGACCCGCGCGCTGGTCGCCAAGGGCGCGTATGTCGTCATGGCCTGCCGCGACACCGCCAAGGGCGAGGCGGCGCGGGCGTCGCTGGACCTGAGCGGGACGGGCGGCGCCGAGGTGCGCCGGCTGGACCTGGCCTCGCTCGCGTCGGTGCGGGACTTCGCGGAGGGCGTGGCCGACTGGCGCATCGAGACGCTGATCAACAACGCCGGGGTGATGGCGGTGCCGTTCTCGCGCACCGAGGACGGCTTCGAGATGCAGCTGGGCACCAACGTGCTCGGGCACTTCGCGCTGACCGCGCAGCTGCTGCCGCGGCTGACCGACCGGGTCGTGTGGCTGTCGTCGCTGATGCACCGGATCGGGCGCATCGACCTGGCCGACCCCAGCTTCGAGCGGCGGCGCTACAACCCCTGGATCGCCTATGGCCAGAGCAAGCTGGCCGACCTGATGCTGGCCTACGAGCTGCAGCGGCGGCTGACGGGGGCGCGGTCCCCGCTGCGGTCGATGGCGGCGCACCCGGGCTACTCCGACACCAACCTGCAGGGACGCACCGGCAGCGGCTGGCTGGACCGGGCGATGGTGCGCACCAACAAGGTGCGCTCGGTGGCGCAGTCGGCGGCGGACGGTGCGCTGCCGGAGCTCTACGCCGCGACGGTCGACGACCTGCCGGGCGGGTCCTTCGTGGGGCCGGACGGCTTCATGGAGGCGCAGGGTCACCCGCGGACCGTGGGGTCGACCGCCGCCTCCCACGACCGGCGCAAGGCGGCGCAGCTGTGGCAGCTGTGCGAGGAGATGACGGGCGTCCCCTTCCGCGTCTGA
- a CDS encoding proline dehydrogenase family protein, with the protein MTDQRSSAAPAPADDQLVGPAAVAAIVDEAVEVARRWERNTAEGATRSERATSEQLGALLRDDTGLDLAVTFVDEVARPEDPYVAAKVLSSLRAGDAGSFLGPVDRSLLGLGAAVAPIAPPVVVPIARKRLRQIVGHLVADAKDPGLAKHLAKARAEGFQLNVNLLGEAVLGEQEAASRTERTRAILARPDVDYVSIKVSSLVSQISTWDTDGTVERVVERLRPLYRTAAQKSPKAFVNLDMEEYKDLDLTMAVFERILREEEFHDLEAGIVLQAYLPDALPALDRLLAFARERHEAGHAGIKIRVVKGANLAMERAEAEVHGWAQAPYPTKEDVDANYLSFVERALRPDAAAVMRLGVASHNLFDTAVAYLLARQRGTLDALDVEMLQGMAPSQARAVKADVGSVLLYTPIVASADFDVAVSYLIRRLEENAQRQNFLHAMFSSHAEAMADQERRFRESVAAMAHTPVGARRSSARPAIGELFDNTPDSDPSLPATREWARQALAADPHTCTSPRLGTVEEVDEVVARAVAAAPQWGGRSAYERAQVLREAARQLESRRGELITVMAAEGGKTVAEADPEVSEAVDFARYYADRALELELDASAQSDGSRFTPDRVVLVTPPWNFPVAIPIGGVLAALAAGSAVIIKPAHPTPGCVEVGVEALWEAGVPRDVLQVVRTGEREAGRALVSHRDVDTVVLTGASETAHMFSGWRAEHEAGPRVYGETSGKNALVVTPAADLDLAAADLMRSAFGHAGQKCSAASLGILVGSVARSERFRRQLVDAVRSLRVGWPHDLGTTMGPIIEEPEGKLRRALTTLEPGESWLVEPQQLDDTGRLWSPGLKEGVRPGSFFHLTEVFGPVLGLMTADTLEEAVALQNATAFGLTGGLHSLDQDEIDWWTEHVDVGNAYVNRHITGAIVRRQSFGGWKDSVVGPGAKAGGPNYVALLGTWSEEHPPRQGCEPSPRVRETAERLAPLVPDADREWLAAALRSDAQAWRTELGTERDETGLSVETNVFRYRPHPEVLVRLEPRARPVELVRLLAGARLAGSQVTVSVDPAAAEPFEALRAGDGQARQAADDLAGMLRVESRADLVRRLADLGPVRLRVVGEPQPLLRELAQSSATPLAGPVLANGRRELLTFLREQAISRTLHRYGHVAPELQP; encoded by the coding sequence ATGACAGACCAGCGCAGCTCTGCAGCCCCCGCCCCTGCCGACGACCAGCTCGTCGGCCCGGCCGCCGTGGCCGCCATCGTCGACGAGGCGGTCGAGGTCGCCCGCCGATGGGAGCGCAACACGGCCGAGGGCGCGACCCGGTCGGAGCGCGCCACGTCCGAGCAGCTGGGGGCGCTGCTGCGCGACGACACCGGCCTGGACCTGGCGGTCACCTTCGTCGACGAGGTGGCCCGCCCCGAGGACCCGTATGTCGCCGCCAAGGTGCTGTCGTCCCTGCGCGCCGGGGACGCGGGGTCCTTCCTCGGGCCGGTCGACCGCTCGCTGCTGGGGCTGGGCGCGGCGGTGGCGCCGATCGCGCCGCCGGTCGTGGTGCCGATCGCCCGCAAGCGGCTGCGGCAGATCGTGGGCCACCTCGTGGCCGACGCGAAGGACCCGGGGCTGGCCAAGCACCTCGCCAAGGCCCGCGCCGAGGGGTTCCAGCTCAACGTCAACCTGCTGGGCGAGGCCGTCCTCGGCGAGCAGGAGGCGGCGAGCCGCACCGAGCGCACCCGCGCCATCCTGGCCCGCCCGGACGTCGACTACGTCTCGATCAAGGTGTCCTCGCTGGTCAGCCAGATCTCGACGTGGGACACCGACGGCACCGTGGAGCGGGTCGTGGAGCGCCTGCGACCGCTCTACCGCACGGCGGCGCAGAAGTCCCCCAAGGCCTTCGTCAACCTCGACATGGAGGAGTACAAGGACCTCGACCTGACCATGGCGGTCTTCGAGCGGATCCTGCGCGAGGAGGAGTTCCACGACCTCGAGGCGGGGATCGTTTTGCAGGCCTACCTCCCCGATGCGCTGCCCGCGCTGGACCGGCTGCTGGCCTTCGCCCGCGAGCGCCACGAGGCCGGCCACGCCGGCATCAAGATCCGCGTCGTCAAGGGGGCCAACCTCGCGATGGAGCGCGCCGAGGCGGAGGTGCACGGCTGGGCGCAGGCGCCCTACCCGACCAAGGAGGACGTCGACGCCAACTACCTGTCCTTCGTGGAGCGGGCGCTGCGGCCCGACGCGGCGGCGGTGATGCGCCTCGGCGTCGCGTCCCACAACCTCTTCGACACCGCCGTCGCCTACCTGCTCGCCCGGCAGCGCGGCACCCTGGACGCCCTCGACGTGGAGATGCTGCAGGGGATGGCCCCGAGCCAGGCGCGCGCGGTCAAGGCCGACGTCGGGTCGGTGCTCCTCTACACCCCCATCGTGGCCAGCGCCGACTTCGACGTGGCCGTCAGCTACCTCATCCGTCGCCTGGAGGAGAACGCCCAGCGGCAGAACTTCCTGCACGCGATGTTCTCCTCCCACGCCGAGGCGATGGCCGACCAGGAGCGCAGGTTCCGCGAGTCGGTCGCCGCGATGGCGCACACGCCGGTCGGGGCCCGGCGCTCGTCCGCGCGACCCGCGATCGGCGAGCTCTTCGACAACACCCCCGACTCCGACCCGTCGCTGCCCGCCACCCGCGAGTGGGCGCGGCAGGCCCTCGCCGCCGACCCGCACACCTGCACCTCCCCCCGGCTGGGGACCGTCGAGGAGGTCGACGAGGTGGTGGCCCGCGCGGTCGCGGCGGCCCCGCAGTGGGGCGGGCGGTCGGCATACGAGCGGGCGCAGGTGCTGCGCGAGGCGGCCCGGCAGCTCGAGTCGCGCCGGGGCGAGCTCATCACCGTGATGGCCGCCGAGGGCGGCAAGACCGTGGCCGAGGCCGACCCGGAGGTGAGCGAGGCCGTCGACTTCGCGCGCTACTACGCCGACCGGGCGCTCGAGCTGGAGCTCGACGCGAGCGCCCAGTCGGACGGCTCCCGCTTCACTCCCGACCGGGTGGTGCTGGTGACCCCGCCGTGGAACTTCCCCGTGGCCATCCCGATCGGCGGGGTGCTCGCCGCACTCGCCGCAGGGTCCGCGGTGATCATCAAGCCGGCCCACCCGACGCCCGGCTGCGTCGAGGTCGGCGTCGAGGCGCTGTGGGAGGCCGGCGTCCCCCGCGACGTGCTGCAGGTGGTCCGCACCGGCGAGCGCGAGGCGGGGCGGGCCCTGGTGTCGCACCGCGACGTCGACACCGTGGTGCTGACCGGCGCGTCGGAGACCGCCCACATGTTCTCGGGCTGGCGGGCCGAGCACGAGGCGGGACCCCGGGTCTACGGCGAGACGTCGGGCAAGAACGCCCTCGTCGTGACGCCGGCCGCCGACCTGGACCTCGCCGCCGCCGACCTGATGCGCAGCGCCTTCGGGCACGCCGGGCAGAAGTGCTCGGCCGCGTCGCTGGGGATCCTCGTGGGCTCGGTGGCGCGGTCCGAGAGGTTCCGCCGCCAGCTGGTCGACGCGGTGCGCTCGCTGCGGGTGGGCTGGCCGCACGACCTCGGCACCACGATGGGGCCGATCATCGAGGAGCCCGAGGGCAAGCTGCGGCGTGCCCTCACCACGCTGGAGCCGGGCGAGTCCTGGCTGGTCGAGCCGCAGCAGCTGGACGACACCGGGCGGCTGTGGTCCCCCGGCCTCAAGGAGGGCGTCCGGCCGGGATCCTTCTTCCACCTGACCGAGGTCTTCGGTCCGGTCCTCGGCCTGATGACGGCCGACACCCTGGAGGAGGCCGTCGCGCTGCAGAACGCCACCGCCTTCGGGCTCACCGGCGGCCTGCACAGCCTCGACCAGGACGAGATCGACTGGTGGACCGAGCACGTCGACGTGGGCAACGCCTACGTCAACCGGCACATCACCGGGGCCATCGTGCGACGCCAGAGCTTCGGCGGCTGGAAGGACTCCGTGGTCGGCCCCGGCGCCAAGGCGGGCGGCCCCAACTACGTCGCGCTGCTCGGCACCTGGTCCGAGGAGCACCCGCCGCGGCAGGGCTGCGAGCCGAGCCCCCGGGTCCGGGAGACGGCGGAGCGACTGGCGCCGCTGGTGCCCGACGCCGACCGCGAGTGGCTCGCGGCGGCGCTGCGGTCGGACGCCCAGGCGTGGCGCACCGAGCTCGGGACGGAGCGCGACGAGACCGGCCTGTCCGTGGAGACCAACGTCTTCCGCTACCGCCCCCACCCGGAGGTGCTGGTGCGGCTCGAGCCCAGGGCACGCCCCGTCGAGCTGGTCCGGCTGCTCGCCGGCGCCCGGCTGGCCGGGTCGCAGGTCACGGTCAGCGTGGACCCGGCGGCCGCCGAGCCGTTCGAGGCGCTGCGCGCCGGGGACGGGCAGGCACGGCAGGCCGCGGACGACCTGGCCGGGATGCTGCGGGTCGAGTCGCGCGCCGACCTGGTGCGCCGGCTGGCCGACCTGGGCCCGGTGCGGCTCCGGGTCGTCGGGGAGCCCCAGCCGCTGCTGCGCGAGCTCGCCCAGAGCTCGGCGACGCCGCTGGCCGGTCCCGTCCTCGCCAACGGCCGGCGCGAGCTGCTGACCTTCCTGCGGGAGCAGGCGATCAGCCGCACCCTGCACCGCTACGGCCACGTGGCGCCCGAGCTGCAGCCCTGA